The following proteins are encoded in a genomic region of Takifugu flavidus isolate HTHZ2018 chromosome 3, ASM371156v2, whole genome shotgun sequence:
- the smim20 gene encoding small integral membrane protein 20, which yields MSKNTRIALIFGGFVTAVAAAFYPIFFYPYMHKREYREVQKMNRDGINQADVQPVGVKVWSDPFKPASK from the exons ATGTCCAAAAACACGCGGATAGCGCTAATATTCGGTGGGTTTGTGACTGCGGTTGCCGCTGCGTTTTACCCCATATTTTTCTACCCTTACATGCATAAAAGAGAGTACA GAGAAGTTCAGAAGATGAATCGGGATGGAATCAACCAGGCAGATGTGCAGCCTGTAG GTGTGAAGGTTTGGTCCGATCCATTCAAGCCTGCCAGTAAATGA